A single region of the Sorghum bicolor cultivar BTx623 chromosome 7, Sorghum_bicolor_NCBIv3, whole genome shotgun sequence genome encodes:
- the LOC8080659 gene encoding protein HVA22 isoform X2 — protein MGKSWALVSHLHTIAGPSITLLYPLYASVCAMESPSKVDDEQWLSYWIIYSFITLLEMLAEPLLYWIPVWYPVKLLFVAWLVLPQFKGASFIYEKLVREQLSKYRARYPRKGKGGGGAAAAADVDDDHKVHIAKVG, from the exons ATGGGCAAGTCCTGGGCGCTCGTCAGCCACCTCCACACCATCGCCGG GCCGAGCATTACCCTGCTGTACCCTCT GTACGCGTCGGTGTGCGCGATGGAGAGCCCGTCCAAGGTGGACGACGAGCAGTGGCTGTCGTACTGGATCATCTACTCCTTCATCACGCTGCTGGAGATGCTCGCCGAGCCGCTCCTCTACTGGATCCCCGTGTGGTACCCCGTGAAGCTGCTCTTCGTCGCCTGGCTCGTGCTGCCGCAGTTCAAGGGCGCATCCTTCATCTACGAGAAGCTCGTCAGGGAGCAGCTCAGCAAGTACCGCGCCAGGTACCCGCGCAAGGGCaagggcggcggtggcgccgccgccgccgccgacgtcgacgaCGACCACAAGGTGCACATAGCCAAGGTAG GCTGA
- the LOC8083521 gene encoding IAA-alanine resistance protein 1 isoform X1, translating to MRRQSLAAVLLLLLAATVALAAAPAAGHSAEESCPFHDHGGHDEPHEHHHHGHSCGGGADHEHHHHHGHGEIQRLLPEEIAEEADLELESFGYDEHDHSHHHHHHHHHHGHGDMETSTMGVWLSAMGCSLLVSMASLVCLVLLPVIFFQGKPSKAIVDSLAVFGAGAMLGDSFLHQLPHAFGGGHSHSHDHEGHDHAHEHAHAHSLEDLSVGLSILFGIVLFFIVEKIVRYVEDNSQNGTHSMGHGHHHHNHKRHDSSDKAKLNHQKSDTDGKDIDHTEEEPLVDGATGKISDGHESKATIRKRSSSKATDGESASSESDPAPEKASSNEGSSISNSNLVFGYLNLFSDGVHNFTDGMALGSAFLLHGSVGGWSRTLFLLAHELPQEVGDFGILVRSGFTVSKALFFNFLSALVALAGTALALSLGKDPGHSSLIEGFTAGGFIYIAVAGVLPQMNDQKTTLRSSVAQLISLSMGMLVALGISLVE from the exons ATGCGCCGCCAAAGCCTCGCCGccgtcctgctcctcctcctggcGGCCACCGTGGCCCTGGCCGCCGCCCCCGCCGCAGGGCACTCGGCGGAGGAGTCCTGCCCCTTCCATGACCATGGCGGCCACGACGAACCGCACGAGCATCATCACCACGGCCACAGCTGCGGTGGCGGCGCGGACCATGAGCACCACCATCACCACGGCCACGGCGAGATCCAGCGGCTGCTCCCGGAGGAGATAGCGGAGGAGGCGGATCTCGAGCTCGAGTCCTTCGGTTACGACGAGCATGACCacagccaccaccaccaccaccaccaccaccaccacggccACGGCGACATGGAGACATCGACCATGG GCGTGTGGCTGAGTGCGATGGGGTGCTCGCTTCTGGTCAGTATGGCGTCCCTCGTCTGCCTCGTCCTCCTCCCGGTCATCTTCT TTCAGGGGAAACCGTCTAAGGCCATAGTGGATTCGCTTGCAGTGTTTGGG GCAGGAGCAATGCTTGGAGATTCATTTCTTCATCAGCTGCCACATGCTTTTG GTGGAGGACACTCTCACTCACATGATCATGAGGGTCATGATCATGCTCACGAGCATGCACATGCACACTCACTGGAAGATCTTTCTGTGGGGTTGTCTATACTAT TTGGCATTGTATTGTTTTTTATCGTTGAGAAGATTGTGAGGTATGTTGAAGACAATTCTCAAAATGGGACTCATAGCATGGGTCACGGGCACCATCATCATAATCATAAACGGCATGATTCTAGTGATAAAGCTAAATTGAATCACCAAAAGAGTGATACCGATGGTAAAGACATTGACCATACTGAAGAGGAACCTTTGGTTGATGGCGCCACTGGAAAAATAAGTGATGGCCATGAATCAAAAGCTACTATACGCAAG AGGAGCTCATCCAAAGCTACTGATGGAGAATCCGCCAGTTCTGAAAGTGATCCTGCCCCTGAAAAAGCATCATCAAATGAAGGCTCATCAATTTCAAACTCTAACTTAGTGTTTGGCTACCTCAACCTTTTCTCAGACGGTGTC CATAACTTCACTGATGGGATGGCTCTTGGGAGTGCCTTTCTGCTACATGGTTCTGTTGGTGGCTGGTCCAGGACTTTATTTCTGCTTGCACATGAACTTCCTCAAGAG GTAGGAGATTTTGGTATCCTTGTGCGGTCAGGCTTCACGGTATCTAAGGCCCTATTCTTCAATTTCCTCTCCGCGTTGGTTGCTCTTGCTGGAACAGCACTA GCATTGTCTTTGGGTAAAGATCCCGGACATTCCTCCCTGATTGAG GGTTTCACGGCTGGTGGTTTCATTTACATTGCTGTCGCGGGAGTCCTCCCACAGATGAACGACCAGAAAACAACCCTCAGAAGCTCAGTAGCTCAGCTGATCTCCCTGTCAATGGGGATGCTGGTCGCTCTAGGCATTTCTCTGGTAGAATAA
- the LOC110437395 gene encoding probable transcription factor At4g00390, protein MAPKRPAAAAGSGSASDASDGEAGAAPNSHRRRASPSPSRSRSRSRSKSPRSNARPSVAASDSDADARAPSPRRANRERSPRDHLDSDADADAGAGTGRRAPSPRRRGERSPSFHSDSDSDADAAGRSPSPRRKRERTPGLRSDSDSDNSAAAAASDDDGGGAGDASPLPSARRSFRIETSNVKPVSTRPMDVPLRGAAGSSQRRPKRRPSPHSPEHQKRPPRVWSPEDEVTILSALIEFRAKKGRLPASIQDTGKVHSQIIHQLTANASTAQLSDKVRRLKHKYKLLLTRAKNGRDPNLPTQHDRDVYQLSKKVWGLKSLVMVRGSRVSHEDTEDAEESNEEQEIEESDEDMENGWELRDRTSKKPKALTFGNGNGNAIVTVGRGSHGDGSGRDDTEKGKQMYPYLWEAVEELSKEHPSGPIFRKAFGVLEKSKARAVEEKLRKFRMSEIRQQLQRMDLMKETVGMVLDALEGAY, encoded by the coding sequence ATGGCCCCGAAGcgcccggccgccgccgccggctcggGGTCGGCGTCTGACGCCTCCGACGGCGAGGCGGGCGCGGCCCCCAACAGCCACCGCCGCCGAGCTTCCCCCTCTCCCTCCCGCTCCCGATCCCGATCCCGCTCCAAGTCCCCTCGCTCCAACGCCCGCCCTAGCGTCGCCGCATCCGACTCCGACGCCGATGCCCGCGCCCCGTCCCCGAGGCGCGCCAACCGCGAGCGTTCCCCCCGCGACCACCTCGACTCCGACGCGGACGCGGACGCCGGCGCCGGCACCGGCCGCCGCGCCCCTTCCCCGAGGCGTCGCGGCGAACGTTCCCCAAGCTTCCACTCCGACTCCGACTCGGACGCTGACGCCGCTGGCCGCTCTCCGTCCCCGAGGCGCAAACGCGAGCGCACCCCTGGCCTCCGctccgactccgactccgacaactccgccgcggccgccgcctccgatgacgatggcggcggcgccggcgacgcCTCGCCTTTGCCTAGCGCGCGCCGCTCCTTCCGCATCGAGACCTCCAACGTCAAGCCCGTTAGCACGCGCCCGATGGATGTGCCCCTCCGCGGCGCCGCGGGGTCCTCCCAGCGTCGCCCCAAGCGCCGCCCCAGCCCCCATTCTCCCGAGCACCAGAAGCGGCCGCCCCGGGTTTGGAGTCCTGAAGACGAGGTCACCATACTGAGTGCCCTCATTGAGTTCCGTGCCAAGAAAGGCCGGCTCCCTGCGTCCATTCAGGACACGGGCAAGGTACACAGCCAGATTATTCATCAACTCACTGCTAATGCTTCTACGGCCCAGCTTAGTGATAAGGTCAGGCGCCTCAAGCATAAGTACAAGTTGCTGCTCACCCGTGCAAAGAATGGACGGGATCCCAACTTGCCAACGCAGCATGATCGCGATGTCTATCAACTTAGCAAGAAAGTTTGGGGATTGAAGAGTCTAGTAATGGTACGAGGATCTCGTGTGTCACATGAGGATACTGAGGATGCAGAGGAGAGCAATGAAGAGCAGGAGATCGAGGAGAGTGACGAGGATATGGAAAATGGATGGGAACTCCGTGATCGCACGAGCAAGAAGCCAAAGGCATTGACATTTGGAAACGGCAATGGTAATGCAATTGTCACTGTGGGTAGGGGTAGCCATGGTGATGGCAGTGGGAGAGATGATACTGAGAAGGGAAAACAAATGTACCCATACCTGTGGGAGGCTGTTGAGGAGCTGTCGAAGGAGCATCCGAGTGGGCCAATATTCAGGAAGGCGTTTGGTGTACTTGAAAAATCAAAGGCAAGAGCAGTGGAGGAGAAGCTCAGGAAGTTCAGAATGTCAGAGATAAGGCAGCAGCTGCAGCGGATGGACCTGATGAAGGAGACAGTGGGGATGGTGCTTGATGCTCTGGAGGGTGCATATTGA
- the LOC8083521 gene encoding IAA-alanine resistance protein 1 isoform X2, which produces MAPTFSLDGKKEPSRAGKLGKIISSRTREKKRCCSTDCVHHSPSLVDHSTCNHQRRLHHNHTVDTPAPLHRAPLETYHDPVAVFPSDDPLSIVLVLWNSSTLGPEPRIISSRCSRNWRTPLLATDTKCSTLLRTGEHEAGAMLGDSFLHQLPHAFGGGHSHSHDHEGHDHAHEHAHAHSLEDLSVGLSILFGIVLFFIVEKIVRYVEDNSQNGTHSMGHGHHHHNHKRHDSSDKAKLNHQKSDTDGKDIDHTEEEPLVDGATGKISDGHESKATIRKRSSSKATDGESASSESDPAPEKASSNEGSSISNSNLVFGYLNLFSDGVHNFTDGMALGSAFLLHGSVGGWSRTLFLLAHELPQEVGDFGILVRSGFTVSKALFFNFLSALVALAGTALALSLGKDPGHSSLIEGFTAGGFIYIAVAGVLPQMNDQKTTLRSSVAQLISLSMGMLVALGISLVE; this is translated from the exons ATGGCACCAACCTTTTCTCTAGATGGCAAAAAGGAGCCGTCGAGAGCTGGAAAATTAGGAAAGATAATAAGCTCCAGaacaagagagaaaaaaaggtgTTGCTCCACTGACTGTGTGCATCACTCTCCTTCCCTCGTCGACCACTCGACCTGCAACCACCAACGCAGGCTGCATCACAATCACACCGTGGACACACCCGCCCCGCTCCATCGCGCTCCCCTTGAAACCTATCATGATCCTGTTGCCGTCTTCCCATCCGACGATCCTCTCTCCATTGTTCTAGTCTTGTGGAATTCCTCGACGCTCGGTCCGGAGCCCCGGATCATATCATCGCGGTGCTCTCGGAATTGGAGAACCCCCTTGCTTGCCACCGACACAAAGTGTAGTACGCTGCTGCGTACGGGGGAGCACGAG GCAGGAGCAATGCTTGGAGATTCATTTCTTCATCAGCTGCCACATGCTTTTG GTGGAGGACACTCTCACTCACATGATCATGAGGGTCATGATCATGCTCACGAGCATGCACATGCACACTCACTGGAAGATCTTTCTGTGGGGTTGTCTATACTAT TTGGCATTGTATTGTTTTTTATCGTTGAGAAGATTGTGAGGTATGTTGAAGACAATTCTCAAAATGGGACTCATAGCATGGGTCACGGGCACCATCATCATAATCATAAACGGCATGATTCTAGTGATAAAGCTAAATTGAATCACCAAAAGAGTGATACCGATGGTAAAGACATTGACCATACTGAAGAGGAACCTTTGGTTGATGGCGCCACTGGAAAAATAAGTGATGGCCATGAATCAAAAGCTACTATACGCAAG AGGAGCTCATCCAAAGCTACTGATGGAGAATCCGCCAGTTCTGAAAGTGATCCTGCCCCTGAAAAAGCATCATCAAATGAAGGCTCATCAATTTCAAACTCTAACTTAGTGTTTGGCTACCTCAACCTTTTCTCAGACGGTGTC CATAACTTCACTGATGGGATGGCTCTTGGGAGTGCCTTTCTGCTACATGGTTCTGTTGGTGGCTGGTCCAGGACTTTATTTCTGCTTGCACATGAACTTCCTCAAGAG GTAGGAGATTTTGGTATCCTTGTGCGGTCAGGCTTCACGGTATCTAAGGCCCTATTCTTCAATTTCCTCTCCGCGTTGGTTGCTCTTGCTGGAACAGCACTA GCATTGTCTTTGGGTAAAGATCCCGGACATTCCTCCCTGATTGAG GGTTTCACGGCTGGTGGTTTCATTTACATTGCTGTCGCGGGAGTCCTCCCACAGATGAACGACCAGAAAACAACCCTCAGAAGCTCAGTAGCTCAGCTGATCTCCCTGTCAATGGGGATGCTGGTCGCTCTAGGCATTTCTCTGGTAGAATAA
- the LOC8080659 gene encoding protein HVA22 isoform X1 — protein sequence MGKSWALVSHLHTIAGPSITLLYPLYASVCAMESPSKVDDEQWLSYWIIYSFITLLEMLAEPLLYWIPVWYPVKLLFVAWLVLPQFKGASFIYEKLVREQLSKYRARYPRKGKGGGGAAAAADVDDDHKVHIAKAEHDHVQ from the exons ATGGGCAAGTCCTGGGCGCTCGTCAGCCACCTCCACACCATCGCCGG GCCGAGCATTACCCTGCTGTACCCTCT GTACGCGTCGGTGTGCGCGATGGAGAGCCCGTCCAAGGTGGACGACGAGCAGTGGCTGTCGTACTGGATCATCTACTCCTTCATCACGCTGCTGGAGATGCTCGCCGAGCCGCTCCTCTACTGGATCCCCGTGTGGTACCCCGTGAAGCTGCTCTTCGTCGCCTGGCTCGTGCTGCCGCAGTTCAAGGGCGCATCCTTCATCTACGAGAAGCTCGTCAGGGAGCAGCTCAGCAAGTACCGCGCCAGGTACCCGCGCAAGGGCaagggcggcggtggcgccgccgccgccgccgacgtcgacgaCGACCACAAGGTGCACATAGCCAAG GCTGAGCACGACCATGTGCAGTGA